A section of the Halostella salina genome encodes:
- a CDS encoding DUF58 domain-containing protein, whose product MQPTRRYWAMLCLAGFLAVGAVTLDLPTLLVGAAVICGWLLSRQYRYLRGLRDAVENIEVDRYLSRGTVTTDDAVTVSLAATRPPTPVDLSVTASPPVGSTGGATDARTVRFDSEDASTTFELSFPVAGEFEFGRPVLTATDPLGLLRSQVPVGDTERVTVEPRAPRDMHVGEGGDRIASGIGTRTSERRGSGLEPATVRQYVPGDEVRRIDWNATARLNHTHVREFEAQSDPATMLYVDHRASMATGPAGETKLDYAREVALAFVNSARSLNSRLGLTAVGDEGPTTRYPPHGGTDQYVTVRRTLRNLAPSGERTTAWRTRYDRREPDETRRAAAVLADDHSEFGASLRPFFDARTVSARRTDDAPFLATVRRDSPRLSDSLWAVIVTDDSHPSEVREAVMAARQGGGNVMVFLTPTVLFEPGRLADLDAAYDAYAEFESFRRSLGGLERVSAFEVGPGSKLSAVADARPESRSRVARRGEST is encoded by the coding sequence ATGCAGCCGACACGGCGGTACTGGGCAATGCTCTGTCTCGCCGGGTTTCTGGCCGTTGGTGCGGTCACGCTCGACCTGCCGACGCTGCTCGTCGGCGCGGCCGTCATCTGCGGGTGGCTCCTGTCTCGGCAGTACCGCTACCTTCGTGGACTCCGAGATGCGGTCGAAAACATCGAAGTCGACCGATATCTCTCGCGGGGCACCGTCACAACCGACGACGCGGTGACGGTATCACTCGCCGCGACTCGGCCGCCGACGCCGGTCGACCTCTCCGTCACCGCGTCACCCCCGGTCGGCTCGACGGGTGGCGCTACGGACGCTCGCACGGTTCGGTTCGACAGCGAGGACGCAAGCACGACGTTCGAACTGTCGTTCCCCGTCGCCGGCGAGTTCGAGTTCGGCCGTCCGGTACTCACCGCGACCGACCCGCTCGGCCTGCTCCGCTCGCAGGTGCCAGTCGGTGACACGGAGCGGGTCACGGTCGAGCCGCGCGCCCCGAGGGACATGCACGTGGGGGAGGGCGGCGACCGGATCGCGAGCGGCATCGGGACCCGAACGTCGGAGCGGCGCGGCTCGGGCCTCGAACCCGCGACGGTTCGTCAGTACGTCCCCGGCGACGAGGTCCGCCGGATCGACTGGAACGCGACGGCGCGGCTGAACCACACGCACGTCCGGGAGTTCGAGGCGCAGTCCGACCCGGCGACGATGCTGTACGTCGACCACCGTGCGTCGATGGCGACCGGCCCTGCCGGCGAGACGAAACTCGACTATGCCCGGGAGGTTGCGCTCGCGTTCGTCAACAGCGCCCGGTCGCTGAACAGCCGACTCGGCCTCACGGCAGTCGGCGACGAGGGACCGACCACGCGGTACCCGCCCCACGGCGGAACGGATCAGTACGTGACGGTGCGCCGTACGCTGCGGAACCTCGCCCCGTCAGGGGAGCGCACCACCGCATGGCGAACGCGGTACGACCGCCGGGAGCCCGACGAGACCCGCCGCGCCGCCGCGGTCCTCGCGGACGATCACTCCGAGTTCGGAGCGTCGCTTCGCCCCTTCTTCGACGCGAGGACGGTCAGCGCACGACGGACCGACGACGCGCCCTTCCTCGCGACGGTTCGCCGGGATTCACCCCGGTTGAGCGACTCGCTGTGGGCGGTTATCGTCACGGACGACAGTCACCCGAGCGAAGTGCGCGAGGCAGTCATGGCCGCGCGCCAGGGCGGTGGTAACGTCATGGTGTTTCTCACGCCGACCGTGCTGTTCGAGCCGGGCCGGCTGGCGGACCTCGACGCCGCGTACGACGCTTACGCGGAATTCGAGTCGTTCCGCCGCTCGCTCGGCGGTTTAGAGCGCGTTTCGGCGTTCGAGGTCGGTCCCGGGAGCAAGCTCTCGGCCGTTGCCGACGCGCGGCCGGAGTCACGCAGCCGTGTGGCACGCAGGGGTGAGTCGACGTGA
- a CDS encoding Ig-like domain-containing protein, producing MASSRAVAAVVCGLLVCGAVVPLSGAAASVTPAEGDRAVPVGGDTVVAVAQENNTTTQHENPASAGEDGDLENVNGWLVNRLSERLGDSTLQLSQGEYDAAREVVGDDYSDRLGQLVDVAGETSGGGGDGGDGGGGGDDNQNDSASFDRAQEEQAEYVSEVQEYRETRDRYEAAKERGNETEARRAARRLDRIAQNVTATGSELTDEYEAITNRTDADLTAEIRTVGNISANVSRTQSAIRTAEFIETRLTITARTSEITFLNPLEVTGRLTDANGSALANRTVAVRLGSRTQLTTTNATGYVTASFRPTVQPLGEGNATVRYVPEPDSIYLGDATSVPVEVDQVTPTVTLDETPSTTAYDEQITVSGSVAAESVPAAGVPVAIRLGDTRLGTVRTDGDGEFTFSARTPAAIPTGTAALNASIPVRNRALAATGTGTEVTVEETDASLTVAASQDGADAVRATGRLTANGTPVSNQRIELRVNGTVVETVQTDANGQYNASLAVPASIADTGGAVEVTAVYATERTNLDDASARTAIVLPTPAEVADEQPLWQDWRVRGGIGVVGLLVLSGAAYWWRRRRQESVPEEDGSSQSDSAPGDTDIPEDEGDEAFPTDVITSDVLENGQPDRAVELAYSDVRRRISDALDVPSVRTHWEFYQACRDAGLDTEGVKALERLTEAYEQAAYAPEELSIAEADEALEAVDAVR from the coding sequence ATGGCCTCGTCCCGCGCGGTCGCAGCTGTCGTCTGTGGCCTTCTCGTCTGTGGAGCAGTGGTCCCGCTCTCGGGCGCAGCGGCGTCCGTCACGCCCGCCGAGGGGGATCGGGCCGTACCGGTCGGCGGCGACACCGTCGTCGCCGTCGCACAGGAGAACAACACCACGACACAGCACGAGAACCCCGCGTCCGCGGGCGAGGACGGGGACCTGGAGAACGTCAACGGCTGGCTGGTAAACCGGCTCTCCGAACGGCTCGGCGACAGCACGCTCCAGTTGAGCCAGGGGGAGTACGACGCCGCCCGCGAGGTCGTCGGTGATGACTACTCCGACCGACTCGGGCAGCTCGTCGACGTGGCAGGCGAGACCAGCGGCGGTGGGGGCGACGGGGGTGATGGGGGCGGTGGCGGCGACGATAACCAGAACGACAGCGCCTCGTTCGACCGCGCACAGGAGGAGCAAGCGGAGTACGTCTCCGAGGTACAGGAGTACCGCGAGACGCGGGACCGATACGAGGCGGCCAAGGAGCGTGGTAACGAGACGGAGGCGCGGCGGGCCGCACGTCGGCTGGACCGGATCGCACAGAACGTGACGGCCACCGGTTCCGAGCTGACCGACGAGTACGAAGCGATCACGAACCGGACCGACGCCGATCTCACGGCGGAGATCCGGACCGTCGGGAACATCAGCGCGAACGTCAGCCGGACACAGTCGGCGATCCGGACAGCGGAGTTCATCGAGACGCGGCTAACGATCACTGCCCGGACGAGCGAGATCACGTTCCTGAACCCGCTCGAAGTGACCGGTCGACTGACCGACGCCAACGGGTCGGCGCTGGCGAATCGGACGGTCGCAGTTCGGCTGGGGAGCCGGACGCAACTGACGACGACGAACGCGACCGGGTACGTCACCGCGTCGTTCAGACCGACGGTCCAGCCGCTCGGCGAGGGGAACGCCACCGTTCGGTACGTTCCGGAGCCGGACTCGATCTATCTCGGCGACGCCACGTCGGTCCCCGTCGAGGTCGACCAGGTCACGCCGACGGTGACGCTCGACGAAACGCCGTCGACGACCGCCTACGACGAGCAGATCACCGTCTCCGGGTCGGTGGCGGCCGAGTCGGTGCCCGCGGCCGGCGTCCCAGTCGCTATCAGGCTCGGTGATACCCGACTCGGAACGGTTCGCACGGACGGTGACGGGGAGTTCACCTTCAGCGCGCGGACTCCGGCAGCAATTCCGACAGGAACGGCAGCACTCAACGCCTCGATACCGGTTCGGAACCGGGCACTCGCAGCCACGGGCACCGGGACGGAAGTGACAGTCGAGGAGACGGACGCATCGCTGACGGTCGCAGCCTCACAGGACGGAGCGGACGCCGTTCGGGCGACTGGCAGACTCACCGCGAACGGAACGCCCGTTTCGAACCAGCGCATCGAACTCCGCGTCAACGGGACTGTTGTAGAGACGGTACAGACGGACGCTAACGGGCAGTACAATGCATCACTGGCGGTACCAGCGTCGATAGCAGACACGGGTGGAGCCGTCGAGGTCACTGCAGTCTACGCTACTGAGCGGACGAACCTCGACGATGCGAGTGCTCGGACAGCCATTGTGCTTCCGACTCCCGCCGAGGTGGCGGACGAGCAGCCGCTGTGGCAGGACTGGCGGGTCCGTGGCGGTATTGGCGTTGTTGGACTGCTCGTCCTCAGCGGCGCGGCGTACTGGTGGCGACGGCGTCGGCAAGAATCGGTCCCCGAGGAGGACGGGTCGTCGCAGTCGGATAGCGCTCCCGGCGATACCGACATCCCGGAGGACGAGGGTGACGAAGCGTTCCCGACAGATGTAATCACGAGCGACGTGCTTGAGAACGGACAGCCTGATCGTGCGGTCGAACTGGCCTACAGCGATGTTCGCCGGCGGATCTCGGACGCCCTCGATGTGCCGTCCGTCCGAACGCACTGGGAGTTCTATCAGGCCTGTCGGGATGCAGGACTCGATACGGAAGGAGTCAAAGCACTCGAACGGCTGACTGAAGCGTACGAACAAGCGGCGTACGCACCCGAAGAACTCTCGATCGCAGAAGCCGACGAGGCGCTTGAAGCCGTTGATGCAGTCAGGTGA
- a CDS encoding HalOD1 output domain-containing protein, with protein MSTEEPSDRNADDLFLEVVEEVATREGIDPTQLTPLQETIDVDSLCDVLETADDSVRIEFRYMGYQVVVHGDGTSHVKPSPSQQPASAD; from the coding sequence ATGTCAACCGAAGAACCTTCGGACCGAAACGCCGACGATCTATTTCTTGAAGTTGTCGAAGAGGTCGCAACCCGGGAAGGCATCGATCCGACTCAACTCACGCCACTACAGGAGACCATTGATGTGGACAGTCTCTGTGACGTTCTCGAAACCGCGGACGATTCGGTGAGGATCGAATTCAGATACATGGGGTATCAGGTGGTCGTCCACGGTGACGGAACGTCTCACGTCAAGCCGTCTCCGTCCCAGCAGCCTGCTTCAGCTGACTGA
- a CDS encoding HVO_A0114 family putative DNA-binding protein, with amino-acid sequence MNDTTPPLHPLEREQLRSESTLVVTVQSSREFHDDVTEGIETLKRSDAVDSTPTLSFTSYDDLMGTLTPRVLDLIEAVRRKEPASINETARVVDRDVKNVHEELSQLAQLGIIFFEEDGQSKRPVVWFDELVINLPFDPEAGDTATASS; translated from the coding sequence ATGAACGATACCACGCCGCCACTGCATCCACTGGAGCGCGAACAGCTTCGATCCGAATCAACCCTAGTCGTGACTGTACAGTCGTCGCGCGAGTTTCACGACGACGTTACCGAGGGCATTGAGACACTCAAACGGAGTGATGCGGTGGATTCCACGCCGACGCTCTCGTTCACGAGTTACGATGATCTCATGGGGACCCTGACGCCGCGCGTCCTCGATCTCATCGAGGCCGTTCGCCGGAAAGAGCCAGCCAGTATCAACGAGACTGCACGAGTTGTTGACCGAGACGTGAAGAACGTCCACGAAGAACTCAGCCAGCTCGCCCAGCTCGGTATCATCTTCTTCGAGGAAGACGGTCAGAGCAAGCGTCCAGTGGTCTGGTTCGACGAACTCGTTATCAACCTCCCGTTCGATCCGGAGGCTGGTGACACCGCTACTGCGTCGTCGTGA
- a CDS encoding toxin-antitoxin system TumE family protein: protein MGSLTDDDLDGISEGEKYPDGTVVRVFCMRTDRDAYPSGWAYKLHYGATEPNPPHTLDDGTIRRYDNSHEDTKGHELHVAPDPNPDSITFPGMIELWERFWSEIPKSAFEVK, encoded by the coding sequence ATGGGATCGCTGACCGACGACGACCTCGATGGCATAAGCGAAGGGGAGAAGTACCCCGACGGGACCGTCGTCCGCGTGTTCTGCATGCGGACTGACCGTGACGCGTATCCGTCTGGGTGGGCCTACAAACTCCATTACGGTGCAACGGAGCCGAACCCTCCCCACACGCTTGACGATGGGACAATTCGCCGATACGATAATTCACACGAGGACACGAAAGGACACGAACTGCATGTTGCACCGGACCCCAACCCAGACAGTATCACGTTTCCCGGCATGATCGAACTCTGGGAACGGTTCTGGAGCGAGATCCCGAAATCCGCGTTCGAGGTCAAGTGA
- a CDS encoding AAA family ATPase, whose product MPSGSPFNTTQNIFTDRDVFDIEGFQPTELIERDDQINEYAAALEPVLNGWKPNNIFIYGKTGTGKTATTQYMLDWLQKDVTEHNENHEQRIDLSVVYLNCEALTSSYQIAVELLNELRDENRQVSTRGHAPNDIYNWLFEELDSRGGVVLIVLDEVDNVGEDDTVLYKLARPEIENANLGLIGISNDFSFRDDLSAKVKDSLCEKEILFPAYESAELREILSQRAEKGLHETAYTNGPIALSAAYAAQDKGSARQAIDILREAGDIARREDADELTEDHVEAAKGIVERGRVSEMIGSLSPHGTYALHALAIAEQHDETPIRTRGLYEIYSVVCSQHAADPLSDRALRDHLSEIDLIGLAAVNKKNIGRAGGKYKQYELDVKTECVIEAFQRTDGVDVSEVDP is encoded by the coding sequence GTGCCATCTGGATCGCCTTTCAATACTACGCAGAATATCTTCACAGATCGTGATGTCTTCGACATTGAAGGGTTCCAGCCAACCGAACTGATCGAGCGCGACGACCAAATCAACGAATATGCCGCTGCACTCGAACCAGTACTCAACGGCTGGAAGCCAAACAACATCTTCATTTACGGGAAGACGGGGACTGGAAAAACAGCCACAACGCAGTACATGCTGGATTGGCTTCAAAAAGATGTTACAGAACATAACGAGAACCATGAGCAGCGCATCGATCTCTCTGTCGTCTATCTCAACTGTGAGGCACTCACGTCCTCGTATCAGATCGCCGTTGAACTCCTGAATGAACTCCGAGACGAGAACAGGCAAGTCTCAACGCGTGGGCATGCACCAAACGATATCTATAACTGGCTCTTTGAGGAACTCGATTCTAGAGGCGGGGTTGTTCTGATCGTCCTTGACGAGGTTGATAACGTCGGTGAGGACGATACAGTCCTCTACAAACTTGCTCGTCCCGAGATCGAGAACGCGAATCTCGGGCTTATCGGCATTAGCAACGATTTCTCGTTCCGTGATGACCTTTCGGCCAAGGTCAAGGATTCACTCTGTGAAAAAGAGATCCTGTTTCCCGCCTACGAATCCGCTGAGCTCCGTGAAATTCTCTCGCAACGCGCCGAGAAGGGACTTCACGAGACAGCCTACACCAATGGCCCAATAGCGTTGTCAGCTGCCTATGCCGCACAGGATAAAGGAAGTGCACGCCAGGCAATTGATATCCTGCGCGAAGCCGGCGACATCGCTCGGCGTGAAGACGCCGATGAACTCACCGAGGATCACGTCGAAGCGGCCAAGGGTATCGTCGAACGGGGCCGTGTTTCTGAGATGATCGGCAGTCTCTCTCCACACGGAACGTACGCACTGCATGCGCTTGCGATCGCAGAACAGCACGATGAGACACCGATTCGAACTCGGGGCCTCTATGAGATCTATTCCGTTGTTTGTTCGCAACATGCTGCTGATCCCCTTTCAGACCGGGCTCTCCGCGACCATCTATCAGAGATCGACTTGATCGGTCTGGCCGCAGTCAACAAGAAGAATATCGGACGGGCTGGTGGGAAGTACAAGCAGTACGAACTGGATGTCAAGACAGAGTGTGTGATCGAAGCGTTTCAACGAACTGATGGTGTCGATGTCTCGGAAGTGGACCCATAG
- a CDS encoding glycosyltransferase family 4 protein, translating to MTDSMRVLACFTDPRMGGPGARAIPVADRLSDRNVDVDFLIPTGDDDFADAARDIGATVHRMRIPRLRSPRRLRENVRFVSTLPKKIRGVRQLIDSEGYDLVHVNTPYNFQPAIGTARSSATLVWHFNDVLTPWPVNSIAGSLANRYADGIGISCDSAIEYFGLDSDTIVPLYPPVDLEEFDPENYPEGRRDLRSELDVDPSTFLIGAIGNINPVKGFDVLIDAFAAVHERQPDSKLVIAGSELDSQRGYAKRVRSKIRTHDLESAVEFLGWRSDIPRILSGLDLLVVSSRSETGPMVALEAMAMECPVVSTRVGAVAEQAVDGRHLWLVDPEDVPELEAAILDAISATGNTDRLTARARELVEENFSLDSLVESHLQLYEVALDD from the coding sequence ATGACGGATAGCATGCGCGTCCTCGCGTGTTTTACAGACCCCAGAATGGGTGGGCCAGGAGCGAGGGCCATCCCGGTGGCGGACCGACTTTCGGACCGAAACGTCGATGTGGACTTCCTCATCCCCACGGGAGACGACGATTTTGCTGACGCAGCGCGCGACATTGGCGCCACGGTGCATCGGATGCGGATTCCTAGACTGAGATCTCCTCGAAGACTTCGGGAAAACGTCCGCTTCGTTTCGACGCTCCCGAAAAAGATCCGTGGCGTTCGACAGCTCATAGATTCTGAAGGGTACGATCTCGTTCACGTAAACACGCCGTATAACTTTCAACCAGCTATTGGAACCGCCAGGTCGTCGGCAACTCTCGTCTGGCACTTCAATGACGTGCTCACGCCCTGGCCCGTCAATTCCATCGCTGGATCGCTTGCGAACCGATATGCGGACGGTATTGGTATCTCGTGCGATTCGGCAATCGAGTATTTCGGTCTCGACAGCGACACGATCGTCCCGCTCTATCCACCTGTCGATCTCGAGGAGTTCGATCCGGAGAACTATCCCGAGGGCAGGAGGGACCTGCGCTCGGAACTTGATGTCGATCCCTCGACGTTCCTGATCGGTGCGATCGGAAATATCAACCCGGTCAAGGGGTTCGACGTACTAATCGACGCGTTCGCTGCCGTTCACGAGCGTCAGCCAGACAGCAAACTGGTGATCGCCGGTTCCGAACTCGACTCGCAACGGGGGTATGCAAAGCGAGTCCGTTCGAAGATCCGAACGCACGATCTCGAATCCGCGGTCGAGTTTCTCGGTTGGCGGTCGGACATTCCTCGGATTCTCTCGGGCCTGGACTTGCTCGTCGTATCGTCTCGATCGGAGACGGGACCCATGGTCGCTCTCGAGGCGATGGCGATGGAGTGCCCAGTCGTGTCGACTCGTGTCGGGGCCGTTGCGGAGCAGGCTGTCGATGGACGGCACCTGTGGCTCGTCGACCCGGAGGATGTTCCCGAACTGGAGGCGGCGATACTGGACGCAATTTCGGCAACTGGAAACACTGACCGTCTCACAGCTAGAGCCCGAGAACTCGTCGAGGAGAACTTCAGTCTAGACTCGTTGGTCGAGTCCCACCTGCAGCTCTATGAGGTTGCGCTGGATGACTAG
- a CDS encoding O-antigen ligase family protein has product MVKIYPSVLVFLPILLVTIGSRKRSILYFLATVPFFGITVIVAISHRFTPPEIAFFGLMFNQLYRWAKGGEAELQWSQSYSWFGVFLIVAAISVAHVAINPAPVEINPYGKYAGNFDWVLLSFQNSNITQLALRIFTVVVIVFTAMNMRIKELPLYLRTLVFGGFLAGLSGILYQLSILTGIQQLVNIGIIFGDMWPAGQGYGFLGPLPRMGTVSGEPGHTAQFLLYLLAVCSTLYLTGSNRVFRDRTLFGVVVALFTLLLLTTSSTGYGGLLVLAAVTAGLGVLTTDFERTRVIRLLGCAIVFGIGLVSVVLVTESSSVVEYVFEKLQFQDGSGSYRARYLVRSVEVWLRRPLFGVGVGSYYPMSLFGTILAETGLLGLISFLGAVTTSSWEAVGFHLNKNLRMPDVTLALVNGAITMIIVSLVAKSITTTLSPWFWIAIALPIAVVQFERREDVSQKIASEGELYDG; this is encoded by the coding sequence ATGGTGAAAATTTACCCCTCGGTTCTAGTGTTCTTGCCGATTCTCTTAGTTACAATTGGATCCAGGAAGCGTTCTATTCTTTATTTTCTCGCGACGGTACCGTTCTTCGGCATCACGGTGATAGTCGCGATCAGTCATCGATTTACCCCTCCAGAGATCGCGTTCTTCGGACTCATGTTCAACCAGTTGTATCGATGGGCGAAGGGCGGTGAAGCAGAACTACAATGGAGTCAGTCGTATTCTTGGTTTGGTGTGTTCTTGATCGTGGCCGCAATTTCGGTGGCCCATGTCGCTATCAATCCCGCTCCGGTTGAAATCAACCCGTATGGAAAATACGCAGGCAATTTCGATTGGGTACTTCTCTCCTTCCAGAACTCAAACATTACTCAGCTCGCTCTCAGGATCTTCACGGTGGTCGTCATTGTATTCACTGCAATGAATATGCGGATTAAGGAACTGCCGCTCTACCTTCGAACCCTCGTCTTTGGTGGTTTCCTCGCGGGTTTATCAGGAATACTATACCAACTTTCTATCCTCACTGGTATCCAGCAGCTGGTGAATATTGGTATCATATTTGGCGACATGTGGCCGGCAGGGCAAGGATATGGCTTCCTCGGCCCTCTCCCGAGAATGGGAACGGTCTCCGGCGAACCCGGACATACGGCTCAGTTCTTGCTGTATCTGCTGGCAGTGTGTTCCACGCTCTATTTGACCGGCTCGAACAGGGTGTTTAGAGACCGGACGCTGTTCGGAGTCGTCGTCGCTTTGTTCACGCTTCTCCTGCTCACCACCAGTTCGACCGGGTACGGTGGGTTGTTGGTCCTCGCTGCCGTGACGGCGGGTCTGGGTGTCCTGACTACTGATTTCGAGCGGACCCGAGTCATACGACTTTTGGGATGTGCGATAGTATTCGGTATCGGACTCGTATCTGTGGTTTTGGTGACAGAGAGTAGCTCGGTCGTCGAATACGTATTCGAGAAGTTGCAGTTTCAGGATGGCTCGGGTTCTTACAGAGCCCGATATCTCGTTCGGAGCGTCGAGGTGTGGCTCCGCCGTCCACTCTTCGGCGTCGGCGTCGGGTCCTACTATCCGATGTCTCTTTTCGGGACTATTCTAGCCGAAACTGGACTGCTCGGACTGATCAGTTTCCTGGGGGCTGTGACTACGAGCTCATGGGAAGCAGTGGGCTTCCACCTGAACAAGAACCTTCGAATGCCGGACGTCACGCTTGCACTTGTAAACGGCGCGATTACTATGATCATTGTAAGCCTTGTCGCAAAGTCGATTACGACGACCCTCTCTCCATGGTTCTGGATCGCAATCGCACTTCCGATTGCCGTGGTGCAGTTCGAACGACGGGAGGATGTGTCTCAGAAGATTGCCTCAGAGGGTGAGCTGTATGACGGATAG
- a CDS encoding glycosyltransferase family 2 protein, with protein MEKPLVSIVTPSYQQEAYIEDTIRSVRKQEYDRIEHIVVDGGSTDGTVDILKEYEETYNLRWISEDDDGQSDAINKGFSMADGEIVGWINSDDFYYDSDVVPTAVDRFESEPELDVLYGGIAFIDGKGLIDRFQPSAKFAPTILAGHTYLPQPGVFFRSDVVKSEQLRTDLVFCMDLEYWLRLANEGYNFASTSKIMAAYRMHDEAKGPTLGDDTRITERESVVQEYNEPTFIEETSFKVLRNINELIFNLRNRSERREHPPIFQEDHDATI; from the coding sequence ATGGAGAAGCCGCTTGTCTCGATAGTCACGCCTTCATATCAACAAGAGGCCTACATCGAAGACACAATCCGATCCGTTCGGAAGCAAGAGTACGATCGAATCGAACACATCGTCGTCGACGGAGGCTCGACCGACGGTACAGTCGATATCTTGAAAGAGTACGAAGAGACCTACAATCTTCGCTGGATTTCCGAAGATGACGACGGTCAGTCCGACGCCATCAACAAAGGGTTCTCGATGGCAGACGGAGAGATCGTCGGGTGGATCAATTCGGACGACTTCTACTACGATTCCGATGTCGTCCCTACTGCAGTCGACCGATTCGAATCGGAGCCAGAGCTGGACGTCTTGTACGGTGGAATCGCTTTCATCGATGGTAAAGGCCTCATCGATCGATTCCAGCCATCAGCCAAGTTCGCTCCAACAATCTTGGCAGGTCACACGTATCTCCCGCAACCTGGCGTATTTTTCCGATCCGATGTCGTCAAGTCAGAACAGTTGAGGACTGACCTCGTCTTCTGTATGGACCTCGAGTACTGGCTCAGACTGGCAAACGAGGGGTACAATTTTGCCTCGACTTCGAAGATTATGGCAGCCTATCGGATGCACGACGAGGCCAAAGGACCTACATTGGGGGACGATACGCGGATTACGGAACGAGAATCAGTCGTCCAAGAGTACAATGAACCGACGTTCATTGAGGAAACATCATTTAAGGTTCTGAGAAATATAAATGAACTAATATTTAATCTTCGGAATCGAAGTGAACGGAGGGAACATCCACCGATATTCCAAGAAGACCATGATGCTACAATATGA
- a CDS encoding glycosyltransferase family 4 protein produces MTDTIPKEPIDVAILYSIPSPYQENLFELVGNREGINLHVYYCKERPADRDWNIDSGEYSYESLPGVTIHSQYLNPSIVRRVADKQPDVVIVGGYSHPTMQLGIVTARTLGLPVILWSESHDRDWSNREGGVSTKLKNRLLPLLIKQCSGFLVPGGLQRQYLERRGAATNSIFRGTHACNVEQFYVAARQSERAETHDRYGITEDIVLTFVGRLIEEKGLSELIDAAASVSTEHGDVGFVIAGSGSYEDELRRRCETHGLTNVYFPGFVHREQLPPLYGASDVFVFPSRGDPWGVVVNEAMACELPVITTDAVGAGYDLVNDGVNGAIVPPNDADALAEAITEVVTSDYVDMGRRSSQIIEKWTHEHAADSVVDAVRWSVDSPDLAGSPNQAH; encoded by the coding sequence ATGACGGATACTATCCCCAAAGAACCGATTGACGTCGCTATTCTCTATAGTATCCCGAGTCCCTATCAAGAGAACTTATTCGAGCTTGTGGGCAACAGAGAGGGAATCAATCTCCACGTATACTACTGTAAAGAACGCCCCGCAGATCGAGACTGGAACATCGATAGCGGAGAATACAGTTACGAGTCGCTTCCGGGTGTTACAATACATAGTCAATATCTTAATCCCAGCATCGTCCGACGCGTTGCGGACAAGCAGCCGGACGTGGTCATCGTCGGAGGGTACTCGCATCCGACGATGCAACTGGGTATCGTAACGGCTCGGACCCTCGGCCTTCCGGTCATCCTCTGGAGCGAGAGTCACGACCGGGACTGGTCGAATAGAGAAGGAGGCGTTAGTACGAAGCTAAAGAATCGGTTATTACCTCTCCTAATCAAGCAGTGTTCAGGGTTTCTCGTTCCGGGGGGTCTACAACGCCAGTATCTTGAGAGGCGAGGCGCTGCAACCAATTCGATATTTCGCGGGACCCATGCGTGTAACGTCGAACAATTCTACGTAGCCGCGCGACAGTCTGAGCGGGCAGAGACCCACGACAGGTACGGGATTACAGAGGACATCGTTTTGACGTTCGTCGGAAGACTCATTGAGGAAAAAGGACTATCTGAACTCATTGATGCTGCGGCTTCGGTATCCACTGAGCATGGGGATGTTGGATTCGTGATTGCGGGAAGTGGATCGTATGAGGACGAATTACGGCGACGTTGTGAGACGCATGGCCTCACCAACGTCTACTTCCCCGGTTTCGTACATCGGGAGCAACTCCCGCCCCTCTACGGGGCAAGTGACGTGTTTGTATTCCCTTCCCGAGGAGACCCCTGGGGCGTCGTCGTAAATGAAGCGATGGCGTGCGAACTGCCTGTGATCACTACGGATGCCGTTGGCGCGGGATACGACCTCGTAAACGACGGAGTCAACGGTGCTATCGTCCCACCGAACGATGCTGATGCACTTGCCGAGGCGATCACGGAAGTCGTTACGTCCGATTACGTCGACATGGGACGACGATCCTCCCAGATCATCGAGAAGTGGACGCACGAGCATGCGGCCGACAGTGTCGTCGATGCAGTCAGATGGTCGGTTGACAGTCCCGATCTAGCTGGTTCCCCCAATCAGGCTCACTGA